A window from Pseudomonas campi encodes these proteins:
- a CDS encoding alkyl/aryl-sulfatase, with protein MFSRNRTAAVLLSLALPLAGHAALPEEQIAASIHPELAEHSKHFVQKVYQVADNVYSAVGWQLGNVAMIEAPEGLIIVDTGEAVSESRKIMAEFRKISDKPVKAVVYTHFHPDHINGVKAFVTEEQVRSGEVQIIAHETLLANVVAQGALVGPILSVRSGYSFGAGLPDSDHEQMNAGIGPLAKVEASTFIAPTLTFKDKLDTRIAGLDLQFLHVPSEAPDEITVYLPANRVLISAEVEQGPTLPNIHTLRGTKFRDPVVWVESLDKLRAYQAEHMVPLHGRPVSGQAQVEEVLRMTRDGIAYIHDQSVRWMNKGLTPDELVEKVKLPPHLAGYTPYLREYYGTVKHSVRQIYNGYLGWFQGDPVALDPLPPKQKAERLIALMGGHDKVLLAAGEAYLKGEHQWAAELASYVISLDNEDQLARDIKARSFRKLGYASMNINWRNWYLMSAMELEGKFDGDEVQQLAQDMRSAFLSPDMLKNFPARVFLQNWITRIDPDQANDVQLTLGFSFPDIGEEWALEVRRGVVQLHQGIPVGTTLKLTLDKSYLDTVMSGENGLLKGALLGDVKVDGDLLEIKTFLGCFDFEDAPIALTLR; from the coding sequence ATGTTTTCACGCAACCGAACTGCCGCCGTGCTGCTGAGCCTGGCGTTACCCCTGGCCGGCCATGCCGCCCTGCCCGAAGAACAGATTGCCGCCTCGATCCACCCGGAGCTGGCCGAGCACAGCAAGCATTTCGTGCAGAAGGTCTACCAGGTGGCGGACAACGTCTATTCCGCCGTCGGCTGGCAGCTGGGCAACGTGGCGATGATCGAGGCGCCGGAAGGGCTGATCATCGTCGACACCGGCGAGGCGGTCAGCGAGTCGCGCAAGATCATGGCCGAGTTTCGCAAGATCAGCGACAAGCCAGTCAAGGCCGTGGTCTACACCCACTTCCACCCGGACCATATCAACGGCGTGAAGGCCTTCGTCACGGAGGAGCAGGTGCGCAGCGGCGAGGTACAGATCATCGCCCATGAAACCCTGCTGGCCAACGTGGTGGCCCAGGGTGCGCTGGTCGGGCCGATTCTCTCGGTGCGTTCCGGCTACAGCTTCGGTGCCGGGCTGCCGGACAGTGACCACGAGCAGATGAACGCCGGCATCGGCCCGCTGGCCAAGGTCGAGGCCTCGACCTTTATTGCGCCGACCCTGACCTTCAAGGACAAGCTCGACACCCGCATCGCCGGCCTGGATCTGCAGTTCCTGCATGTGCCCAGCGAGGCTCCCGACGAGATCACCGTCTACCTGCCGGCTAACCGCGTGCTGATCAGCGCCGAGGTGGAGCAGGGGCCGACTCTGCCGAATATTCACACCCTGCGCGGCACCAAGTTCCGTGACCCGGTGGTGTGGGTCGAGAGCCTGGACAAGCTGCGCGCTTATCAAGCCGAGCATATGGTGCCGCTGCACGGCCGTCCGGTCAGCGGTCAGGCGCAGGTCGAAGAAGTGCTGCGCATGACCCGCGACGGCATCGCCTATATCCACGACCAGAGCGTGCGCTGGATGAACAAGGGCCTGACCCCGGACGAGCTGGTCGAGAAGGTCAAACTGCCACCGCATCTGGCCGGCTATACGCCCTATCTGCGCGAGTACTACGGCACGGTGAAGCACAGCGTGCGGCAGATCTACAACGGCTACCTGGGCTGGTTCCAGGGCGACCCGGTGGCGCTCGACCCGCTGCCGCCGAAGCAGAAAGCCGAACGGCTGATCGCCCTGATGGGCGGGCATGACAAGGTACTGCTGGCCGCCGGCGAGGCCTATCTTAAGGGCGAACACCAGTGGGCCGCGGAGCTGGCCAGCTATGTCATCAGCCTGGACAACGAGGATCAACTGGCCCGCGACATCAAGGCGCGCAGCTTCCGCAAGCTCGGCTACGCCAGCATGAACATCAACTGGCGCAACTGGTACCTGATGAGCGCCATGGAGCTGGAGGGCAAGTTCGACGGTGACGAGGTGCAGCAGCTGGCCCAGGACATGCGCAGTGCATTTCTCTCCCCGGACATGCTGAAGAACTTCCCGGCGCGGGTCTTCCTGCAGAACTGGATCACCCGCATCGATCCGGACCAAGCCAATGATGTGCAACTGACCCTGGGCTTCAGCTTCCCGGATATCGGCGAGGAGTGGGCGCTGGAAGTGCGCCGTGGCGTGGTGCAGTTGCACCAGGGCATTCCCGTGGGCACCACGCTCAAGCTGACCCTCGACAAGAGCTACCTGGACACCGTGATGAGCGGCGAGAACGGCCTGCTCAAGGGCGCGCTGCTGGGCGATGTAAAGGTCGATGGCGACCTGCTGGAGATCAAGACCTTCCTCGGCTGCTTCGACTTCGAGGATGCGCCGATCGCTTTGACGCTGCGCTAA
- a CDS encoding LysR family transcriptional regulator, which produces MNDLRQLRHFVALAEHGHFARAAEAVHLSQPALSRSIQALESSLGCNLVDRHSRGISLTAHGELVLEHARRLLAGSRALSNAVSQLGNLSSGELRLGAGPYPAARLVPQALGQFAGRHPRVRVQLLIDNWQQLRSRLLNDEIELFIADTREFHDDPQLQVTALQSHHGVLFCRPQHPLCQRQPLSPGDLNEFPLAGTQMPVEVDRLLQRLGDGENPLSIQCDNFMVLKELVSTSDVLSLAPWDVVAADVQAGRLVTLRLAGDPALARSAYGIVSRAGHSLSPAAEQLQQIICAQDGQTKPA; this is translated from the coding sequence ATGAATGACCTTCGCCAGCTCCGCCACTTTGTCGCCCTCGCCGAGCACGGCCACTTCGCCCGTGCCGCCGAGGCCGTGCACCTCAGTCAACCGGCGCTGAGCCGCAGCATCCAGGCGCTGGAAAGCAGCCTCGGTTGCAACCTGGTCGACCGCCACAGCCGCGGCATCAGCCTCACCGCCCACGGTGAACTGGTGCTGGAGCATGCCCGCCGCCTGCTCGCCGGCAGCCGGGCGCTGAGCAATGCAGTGAGCCAGCTGGGCAATCTGAGCAGCGGCGAGCTGCGCCTGGGCGCCGGCCCCTACCCTGCCGCGCGCCTGGTGCCGCAGGCCCTCGGCCAGTTCGCCGGGCGCCACCCACGGGTGCGCGTGCAATTGCTGATCGACAACTGGCAGCAGTTGCGCAGCCGTCTGCTGAACGACGAGATCGAGCTGTTCATCGCCGATACCCGCGAGTTCCACGACGACCCCCAACTGCAGGTGACGGCGCTGCAGAGCCACCACGGCGTGCTGTTCTGCCGCCCGCAGCACCCGCTGTGCCAGCGCCAGCCGCTGTCGCCAGGCGACCTGAATGAATTCCCCCTGGCCGGCACGCAGATGCCGGTGGAGGTCGACCGCCTGCTGCAGCGTCTGGGCGATGGGGAAAACCCGCTGAGCATCCAGTGCGACAACTTCATGGTGCTCAAGGAGTTGGTGTCGACCAGCGATGTGCTCAGCCTGGCGCCCTGGGATGTGGTGGCCGCCGATGTCCAGGCCGGACGCCTGGTCACCCTGCGCCTGGCCGGCGACCCGGCCCTGGCCCGCTCGGCCTATGGCATCGTCAGCCGCGCCGGACACAGCCTGTCGCCGGCGGCCGAGCAGTTGCAGCAGATCATCTGCGCGCAGGATGGTCAGACAAAGCCGGCGTAG
- a CDS encoding DUF1190 domain-containing protein codes for MSDADTLAAPAPVAFPDAVPALARRQKRASLLTLSLMGVAPLAILMWDPLYRDVRVFPSVALCDSDSPLSAEQCQKLYNEALRRNAQIAPSFVNFTACEGDFLRISPSCKDGTWCEPQAVQNCALGDDGLARPNPAAFLVSESLLERLRQGEQPALAELDMEELQPVYGMSEENLGGVSSGYTSTYHYPSYYGGFSNRNWYMFTSQGQYLGDQSIRQLNLHTSHLQAGAGYAQHFQANALPARMGGTARGGFGASARSSMALATG; via the coding sequence ATGTCTGACGCCGATACCCTCGCGGCTCCTGCGCCCGTTGCCTTCCCTGACGCCGTTCCGGCGCTTGCCCGCCGGCAGAAGCGTGCCAGCCTGCTGACCCTCAGCCTGATGGGCGTGGCGCCGCTGGCGATTCTCATGTGGGACCCGCTGTACCGTGATGTGCGGGTCTTCCCCAGCGTGGCGCTGTGCGACAGTGACAGCCCGCTGTCGGCCGAGCAGTGCCAGAAGCTGTATAACGAGGCCCTGCGGCGCAATGCGCAGATCGCGCCCAGCTTCGTCAATTTCACCGCCTGCGAGGGCGATTTCCTGCGCATCAGCCCAAGCTGCAAGGACGGCACCTGGTGCGAGCCGCAAGCCGTGCAGAACTGTGCGCTGGGCGATGATGGCCTGGCCCGGCCGAACCCGGCGGCCTTCCTGGTCAGCGAGTCGCTGCTCGAACGTCTGCGCCAGGGCGAGCAGCCGGCCCTGGCGGAGCTGGACATGGAGGAGCTGCAGCCGGTCTATGGCATGAGCGAGGAGAACCTCGGTGGCGTCAGCAGCGGTTATACCTCCACCTATCACTACCCGAGCTATTACGGCGGCTTCAGCAATCGCAACTGGTACATGTTCACCAGCCAGGGGCAGTACCTGGGCGACCAGAGCATCCGTCAATTGAATCTGCACACCAGCCATCTGCAGGCGGGCGCCGGCTACGCCCAGCATTTCCAGGCCAACGCGCTGCCTGCGCGGATGGGTGGCACGGCCCGCGGTGGCTTTGGCGCCTCGGCGCGCAGCAGCATGGCGCTGGCCACGGGGTGA